From Plectropomus leopardus isolate mb chromosome 4, YSFRI_Pleo_2.0, whole genome shotgun sequence, the proteins below share one genomic window:
- the LOC121942126 gene encoding LOW QUALITY PROTEIN: NACHT, LRR and PYD domains-containing protein 3-like (The sequence of the model RefSeq protein was modified relative to this genomic sequence to represent the inferred CDS: inserted 2 bases in 1 codon; deleted 3 bases in 2 codons), with the protein MTAVDILNALEGLIGEFMIGDTFKWYLQQRDILEGYEAIKVFKLEKAKRWDTVTLMVNNFKLHGALKMTKKILKMMNRNDLVQDLPETRSRPQDSVDVSDVGETSENRGPSSCQSAGKAAVVFGTNEGLKRQSEEPARQETTRAPDLIVPVPEPQHILYYQQMLQSNFREKFMSAQEGWAPKKDEQPLDDILTELYITAKHNVHINTQHEVIQVDTEGKPTDTEKPINPYNIFDPPSGKSNHIRTALTNGIAGIGKTFLVRKFVLGWAEGRTNQDVHLIFPFSFRQLNLWKREKMCLAELIHGCIRETRGIKKEALNYIFSTLQSSGNTNYDKSNFKLLFILDGGDESRPQLDCSANENLAVNFDVTALTSVDVLLNNLIKKNLLPAARLWITTRPAAAHQIHSDYVNIMTEIRGFTDPQKEVYFKKRFGNEKAIRIFSHIKASRSLHIMCHIPXFCWITATVLEEVMKTRKGGELPKTLTEMYAEFLKIQIHQTENKEGPEKCVQYIESLAKLAFHQLEKENLIFYEKDLKESGIDVSGASVYSGVFTQIFKEERGKKNDEDKMFSFVHLSVQEFLAALHVHLTFIKSGVNLLSEEQTTSWKGWFPFSQTPDLTHFYQTAVDKAIQSPNGHLDLFLRFLLGLSQRTNQSVLRGLVAQTGSSSQISQKTVQYIKKKICEDLSAERCINLFHCLNELNDRSLVEETQQSLRSGRLSTDELSPAQCSALGFILLTSEEDLDVFDLKKYSASEEALLRLLPVVKASNKALLTGCNLSERSCEALSSVLGSPSSRLRHMDLSHNNLQGSGVELLSPGLKSPHCKLEAFRVSGCNLSERSCEALSSVLSSPSSRLRHLDMSNNNLKDLGLTLLFPGLKSPHCQLETLRLSRWDLSKRSCGVWSSVLSSLSSNLRHLDLSNNDLQDLGVELLSPGLKSPHCILETLRLSGCRITEKGCTSLASALRSNPSHLRELDLSYNHPGDSGEKLLTAGLEDPHWRLDTLRLEYGGQHRLRPGLRKYACGLTLDMNTIHRHLKLSDNNQTVTAVKEKQPYPDKPERFDNSYQLLCKDGVTGRCYWEVEWRGEVEVSVSYRGIRRKGDSADCRFGGNDQSWSLSCCEDGYSVSHNGRSTHLSHSPHSFQSYAPNRVGVYVDGPAGSVSFFTVYSDLRFHLYTFNTMFTKPVYPGFGLSYGSSMSLWSLL; encoded by the exons ATGACGGCAGTGGACATTTTGAACGCTCTGGAGGGTCTGATAGGAGAATTCATGATAGGAGAT ACTTTCAAGTGGTATCTGCAGCAACGAGACATCCTGGAGGGCTACGAAGCCATCAAAGTGTTCAAGCTGGAGAAAGCAAAGAGGTGGGACACAGTGACTCTGATGGTGAACAACTTTAAACTTCATGGAGCTCTGAAGATGACCAAGAAGATTTTAAAGATGATGAACAGGAATGATCTGGTGCAGGATCTGCCAGAGACCAGATCACGACCGCAAG ATTCAGTGGATGTCAGTGATGTTGGAGAGACTTCAGAGAACAGAGGACCTTCTTCCTGTCAGAGTGCAGGTAAAGCTGCTGTAGTCTTTGGTACAAATGAAGGCCTAAAGAGACAAAGTGAGGAACCTGCAAGACAAGAAACCACAAGAGCTCCAG ATTTGATTGTACCAGTGCCGGAGCCACAACACATCTTGTATTACCAACAAATGCTTCAATCCAACTTCCGGGAAAAGTTTATGAGTGCACAAGAGGGGTGGGCACCGAAGAAGGATGAGCAGCCCCTAGATGATATCCTCACAGAGCTGTACATCACAGCCAAGCACAACgtacacatcaacacacagcATGAGGTCATCCAGGTTGATACAGAGGGGAAACCAACAGATACAGAAAAACCAATTAATCCCTATAACATATTTGACCCCCCTTCTGGAAAATCTAATCATATCAGAACAGCGCTCACCAACGGAATCGCAGGAATTGGAAAAACTTTTCTTGTGCGGAAGTTTGTGTTGGGCTGGGCTGAAGGAAGAACCAATCAAGATGTGCATCTCATTTTCCCCTTCAGTTTCCGCCAGCTGAATTTatggaagagagaaaagatgtGTTTGGCAGAGCTCATTCATGGATGTATCAGGGAAACCAGAGGCATCAAGAAAGAAGCTCTCAATTACATCTTCTCAACTCTGCAGTCATCAGGAAACACCAACTACGACAAGAGCAACTTCAAACTCCTGTTCATTTTGGATGGAGGGGATGAGAGCCGCCCTCAGCTGGACTGCTCTGCGAATGAAAACCTGGCAGTTAACTTTGATGTGACCGCGTTGACGTCAGTGGATGTGCTGCTGAACAACCTCATCAAGAAGAATCTGCTTCCCGCCGCTCGCCTCTGGATAACCACACGACCTGCAGCAGCCCATCAGATCCATTCTGATTATGTTAACATCATGACGGAGATCAGAGGGTTCACCGACCCACAGAAGGAGGTCTACTTCAAGAAGAGATTCGGAAATGAGAAGGCCATCAGGATCTTCTCTCACATCAAGGCATCACGAAGCCTCCACATCATGTGCCACATCCC GTTCTGCTGGATCACTGCTACAGTCCTGGAGGAGGTGATGAAGACCAGAAAAGGAGGAGAGCTGCCCAAGACCCTGACTGAGATGTACGCAGAATTCTTGAAGATTCAGATTCatcagacagaaaataaggaaggCCCAGAAAAGTGCGTCCAGTACATTGAGTCATTAGCAAAACTGGCTTTTCACCAGCTGGAAAAGGAG AACCTGATCTTCTACGAGAAAGATCTCAAAGAGAGTGGCATTGATGTCAGTGGAGCCTCGGTATACTCAGGAGTGTTCACACAGATCTTCAAGGAGGAACGTGGGAAGAAGAATGATGAAGACAAGATGTTCAGCTTCGTCCATCTGAGTGTTCAGGAGTTTCTGGCTGCTCTTCATGTCCATCTGACCTTCATCAAGTCTGGAGTCAACCTGCTGTCAGAAGAACAAACAACTTCCTGGAAGGGGTGGTTTCCATTTAGTCAAACACCTGATCTAACACATTTCTACCAGACTGCCGTGGACAAGGCAATACAGAGTCCAAATGGACACCTGGACTTGTTCCTTCGCTTTCTCCTGGGACTTTCACAGCGAACCAATCAGAGTGTCCTACGAGGTCTGGTGGCACAAACAGGAAGTAGCTCACAGATCAGTCAGAAAACAGTCCAATACATCAAGAAGAAGATCTGTGAGGATCTCTCTGCAGAGAGATGCATCAACCTGTTTCACTGTCTGAATGAGCTGAATGATCGCTCTCTGGTGGAGGAGACCCAACAGTCCCTGAGATCAGGACGTCTGTCCACAGACGAACTGTCTCCTGCTCAGTGTTCGGCTCTGGGCTTCATTTTACTGACATCAGAAGAAGATCTGGACGTGTTTGACCTGAAGAAATACTCTGCTTCAGAGGAGGCTCTTCTGAGGCTGCTGCCGGTGGTCAAAGCCTCCAACAAAGCTCT GCTGACCGGCTGTAATCTGTCAGAGAGAAGCTGTGAAGCTCTGTCCTCAGTTCTCGGTTCCCCGTCCTCTCGTCTGAGACACATGGACCTGAGTCACAACAACCTGCAGGGTTCAGGAGTAGAGCTGCTCTCTCCGGGGCTGAAGAGTCCGCACTGTAAACTGGAGGCTTTCAG AGTGAGCGGCTGTAATCTGTCAGAGAGAAGCTGTGAAGCTCTGTCCTCAGTTCTCAGCTCCCCGTCCTCTCGTCTGAGACACCTGGACATGAGTAACAACAACCTGAAGGATTTAGGATTGACGCTGCTCTTTCCTGGACTGAAGAGTCCACACTGTCAACTGGAGACTCTCAG GCTGAGTCGCTGGGATCTGTCAAAGAGAAGCTGTGGGGTTTGGTCCTCAGTTCTCAGCTCATTATCCTCCAATCTCAGACACCTGGACTTGAGTAACAACGACCTGCAAGATTTAGGAGTGGAGCTGCTCTCTCCTGGACTTAAGAGTCCACATTGTATACTGGAGACTCTCAG GCTGTCGGGCTGTCGGATCACAGAGAAAGGCTGCACTTCTCTGGCCTCAGCTCTGAGATCCAACCCGTCCCATCTGAGAGAGCTGGACCTGAGCTACAACCATCCAGGAGACTCTGGAGAGAAGCTACTCACTGCTGGACTTGAGGATCCACACTGGAGACTGGACACTCTCAG GTTGGAATATGGTGGACAGCACAGGCTAAGACCTGGTCTGAgaaaat ACGCATGTGGACTCACATTGGACATGAACACAATACACCGACACCTCAAACTGTCCGACAACAACCAAACAGTGACAGCAGTGAAAGAGAAGCAGCCATATCCAGATAAACCGGAGAGATTTGACAACTCATACCAGCTGCTGTGCAAAGATGGTGTGACTGGTCGCTGTTACTGGGAGGtggagtggagaggagaggtggaggtATCAGTGAGTTACAGAGGAATCAGAAGGAAAGGAGACAGCGCTGACTGCAGGTTTGGAGGGAATGATCAGTCCTGGAGTCTGAGCTGCTGTGAAGATGGTTACTCTGTCAGTCACAATGGCAGGAGCACACACCTGTCCCACTCCCCCCACTCCTTCCAGTCTTATGCACCTAACAGAGTGGGGGTCTATGTGGATGGTCCAGCTGGCTCTGTGTCCTTCTTCACCGTCTACTCTGATTTACGGTTCCACCTCTACACCTTTAACACCATGTTCACTAAACCTGTTTATCCTGGATTTGGGTTGTCCTACGGTTCTTCAATGTCTCTGTGGTCactgttgtaa
- the LOC121942127 gene encoding NACHT, LRR and PYD domains-containing protein 3-like translates to MTKRLLSDTLKYLRGDDSKRSKWNLEDEHHEGSSILPNNQLESARTISAVQTQIETGGKTFTAQYGSILNMPQFNRVRAERDLHVTLNVNNTYTQSPGGSDETKTKVDVSDVGETSESTGASSPQTEELIIPEPKKQHISYYQEMLQSNLQNKFMCAQEGWTEKKDEQLLDDIYTELYITAGGDVHINTQHEVRKIEAVVVKPPDTEKIVKPCDMFKPPSGRYRPIRTALTKGIAGIGKTFLVHKFVLDWAEGRTNQDVHLIFPFSFRQLNLWKGEKMCLAELIHKCTWETRGIKKEALNFIFKTLQSSGNTNYDKSNFKLLFVLDGLDESRLQLDCSANNSPEEDFDVTVAMSVDMLITNLINRNLLPAARLWITTRPAAAHQIHSDYVNIMTEIRGFTDPQKEVYFKKRFGNEKAIRIFSHIKASRSLHIMCHIPVFCWITATVLEEVMKTRKGGELPKTLTEMYAEFLKFQIHQTKEKYNQKKCVQYIESLAKLAFCQLEKGNLIFYEKDLKESGIDVSGASVYSGVFTQIFKEERGKKNDEDKMFSFVHLSVQEFLAALHVHLTFIKSGVNLLSGEQTTSWWKWFPFRKKSKPSDFYQTAVDKTIWDLNGTLDLFLRFLLGLSLETNQRVLRGLVAQIGSSSQSIQETIEYIKKKIGENQTPELSTNLFYCLNELNDRSLVEEVQRYLSSGGLSSDELSRAQWSALCFIIMSSEEDLDVFDLNKFFPSEQTFLRLFSVVKASNKALLSGCNLSEASCMALSTVLPLPFSVLKVLDLSNNRVQDSGVTLLSSGLQSPDCGLKTLSLRCCDLSETSCEILSSVLGAKSSNLRELDLSSNNLQDPGVKLLSVGLRSPHCTLVTLRLSQTKLTGKCCQYFTSVLSSQFCSQRELDLSENNLHDSGVMTLSSGLASLHCKLETLRLSGCLISEEGCIFLDSALKTNPSHLRELDLSYNHPGDSGVKLLTARKEDSQCRLDTLRLEHCGEQRLKPGLRKYACELTVDMNTIHQYLKLSDNNRTVTSVTERQAYPYHLERFNWWHQLLCSDGLTGRCYWELEWRGEVFISLSYRGIGRIGDSNDCWFVGYDKSWSLWCCEEKGYFVCSNKRRQALPSSSSSSSSSSSSSSVTHRVAVYVDYPAGSVSFYRVSSDSLIHLHTFSTSFTEPLYPGFGFWSGSSVTLCSLLEGESPPV, encoded by the exons ATGACAAAACGGCTCCTCTCAGACACTCTGAAATATCTCAGAGGAGACGACTCCAAACGTTCCAAGTGGAACCTGGAAGATGAACATCACGAAGGTTCCTCAATCCTCCCAAACAACCAGCTGGAGAGCGCAAGAACAATATCAGCAG TTCAAACTCAGATTGAAACAGGAGGCAAGACCTTCACCGCCCAGTATGGAAGTATCCTCAACATGCCTCAGTTTAACCGTGTTCGTGCAGAACGGGATCTTCATGTAACGCTCAATGTCAACAACACTTACA ccCAGTCTCCTGGCGGTTCAGATGAGACCAAAACCAAAG TAGATGTCAGTGATGTTGGAGAGACTTCGGAGAGCACAGGGGCTTCCTCTCCTCAGACTGAAG AGTTGATCATTCCAGAACCAAAGAAACAACACATCTCATACTACCAAGAAATGCTTCAATCAAACCTTCAGAATAAGTTTATGTGTGCACAAGAAGGGTGGACGGAAAAGAAGGATGAGCAGCTCCTGGATGATATCTACACAGAGCTGTACATCACAGCCGGGGGCGACGTACACATCAACACTCAGCACGAGGTCAGAAAGATTGAGGCGGTGGTGGTGAAGCCACCAGATACAGAGAAAATAGTTAAACCCTGTGACATGTTCAAACCTCCCTCTGGAAGATACAGACCTATAAGAACAGCACTGACCAAAGGAATCGCAGGAATTGGaaaaacttttcttgtgcacaAGTTTGTGTTGGACTGGGCTGAAGGAAGAACCAATCAAGATGTGCATCTCATTTTCCCCTTCAGTTTCCGCCAGCTGAATTTATGGAAGGGAGAAAAGATGTGTTTGGCAGAGCTCATTCATAAATGTACCTGGGAAACCAGAGGCATCAAGAAAGAAGCTCTGAATTTCATCTTCAAAACTCTGCAGTCATCAGGAAACACCAACTACGACAAGAGCAACTTCAaactcctgtttgttttggatggACTGGATGAGAGCCGCCTTCAGCTGGACTGCTCTGCGAATAACAGCCCAGAGGAAGACTTTGATGTTACTGTGGCGATGTCAGTGGATATGTTGATAACAAACCTTATCAATAGAAATCTGCTTCCCGCCGCTCGCCTCTGGATAACCACACGACCTGCAGCAGCCCATCAGATCCATTCTGATTATGTTAACATCATGACGGAGATCAGAGGGTTCACCGACCCACAGAAGGAGGTCTACTTCAAGAAGAGATTCGGAAATGAGAAGGCCATCAGGATCTTCTCTCACATCAAGGCATCACGAAGCCTCCACATCATGTGCCACATCCCGGTCTTCTGCTGGATCACTGCTACAGTCCTGGAGGAGGTGATGAAGACCAGAAAAGGAGGAGAGCTGCCCAAGACCCTGACTGAGATGTACGCAGAATTCTTGAAGTTTCAGATTCATCAGACAAAAGAGAAATACAACCAAAAGAAGTGCGTCCAGTACATTGAGTCATTAGCAAAACTGGCTTTCTGTCAACTGGAAAAGGGCAACCTGATCTTCTACGAGAAAGATCTCAAAGAGAGTGGCATTGATGTCAGTGGAGCCTCGGTATACTCAGGAGTGTTCACACAGATCTTCAAGGAGGAACGTGGGAAGAAGAATGATGAAGACAAGATGTTCAGCTTCGTCCATCTGAGTGTTCAGGAGTTTCTGGCTGCTCTTCATGTCCATCTGACCTTCATCAAGTCTGGAGTCAACCTGCTGTCAGGAGAACAAACAACTTCCTGGTGGAAGTGGTttccatttagaaaaaaatccaagCCATCAGATTTCTACCAGACTGCTGTGGACAAGACCATATGGGATCTAAACGGAACCCTGGACTTGTTCCTCCGCTTCCTCCTGGGACTTTCCCTGGAGACCAATCAGCGTGTCCTACGAGGTTTGGTGGCACAAATAGGAAGTAGCTCACAGAGCATCCAAGAAACAATTGAGTACATCAAGAAGAAGATCGGTGAGAATCAGACTCCAGAGCTAAGCACCAACCTGTTCTACTGTCTGAATGAGCTGAATGATCGCTCTCTAGTAGAGGAGGTCCAACGGTACCTGAGTTCAGGAGGTCTGTCCTCAGATGAGCTGTCTCGTGCTCAGTGGTCAGCCCTGTGCTTCATCATAATGTCATCAGAAGAGGATCTGGACGTGTTTGACCTGAATAAATTCTTCCCGTCAGAGCAGACTTTTCTTAGGCTGTTTTCAGTGGTCAAAGCCTCCAACAAAGCTCT ACTGAGTGGCTGTAACCTCTCAGAGGCAAGCTGTATGGCACTGTCCACAGTTCTCCCACTCCCATTCTCTGTTTTGAAAGTGCTGGACCTGAGTAACAACAGAGTGCAGGATTCAGGAGTGACGCTGCTCTCTTCTGGACTGCAGAGTCCAGACTGTGGACTGAAGACTCTCAG tttGAGATGCTGTGATCTGTCAGAGACAAGCTGTGAAATCTTGTCCTCAGTTCTTGGCGCTAAGTCCTCTAATCTGAGAGAGCTGGACCTGAGTAGCAACAACCTGCAGGATCCAGGAGTGAAGCTGCTCTCTGTTGGACTGAGAAGTCCACATTGTACACTGGTAACACTCAG GTTGAGTCAAACGAAGCTTACAGGTAAATGCTGTCAGTACTTCACATCAGTCCTCAGCTCTCAGTTCTGTAGTCAGAGAGAGCTGGACCTGAGCGAGAACAACCTGCACGATTCAGGAGTGATGACGCTTTCTTCTGGGCTGGCGAGTCTACACTGTAAACTGGAAACTCTCAG GCTGTCAGGCTGTCTGATCTCAGAGGAAGGCTGTATTTTTCTGGACTCAGCTCTGAAAACCAACCCGTCTCATCTGAGAGAGCTGGACCTGAGCTACAACCATCCAGGAGACTCAGGAGTGAAGCTGCTCACTGCTAGAAAGGAGGATTCACAGTGTAGGCTGGACACACTCAG GCTTGAACATTGTGGGGAGCAGAGGCTGAAACCTGGTCTGAGGAAGT ATGCCTGTGAACTCACAGTGGACATGAACACGATACACCAATACCTCAAACTGTCCGACAACAACAGGACGGTGACTTCGGTGACAGAGAGGCAGGCATATCCATATCACCTGGAGAGATTTAACTGGTGGCATCAGCTGCTGTGCAGCGATGGTCTGACTGGTCGCTGTTACTGGGAGCtggagtggagaggagaggtTTTCATCTCGCTGAGTTACAGAGGAATCGGGAGGATAGGGGACAGTAATGACTGCTGGTTTGTTGGCTATGATAAGTCCTGGAGTCtgtggtgctgtgaggagaaagGTTACTTTGTCTGTAGCAATAAGAGAAGACAAgcccttccttcctcctcctcctcctcctcctcctcctcctcctcctcctctgtcactcACAGAGTAGCAGTGTATGTGGACTATCCTGCTGGCTCCGTGTCCTTCTACAGAGTCTCCTCTGACTCTCTGATCCACCTCCACACCTTCAGCACCAGCTTCACCGAGCCTCTCTACCCTGGGTTTGGTTTCTGGTCTGGCTCCTCAGTGACTCTGTGTTCACTGTTGGAGGGAGAGTCTCCTCCTGTGTAG